A window of bacterium genomic DNA:
GGATGGATATATTTTTCCCAGCCAGTGTGGATATCCCCCAGCAAGTGGGGACTCATCCACTCGGGACAGGAGAACTGCGGCTTTCCGGGAAGGCGCACCAGCCCCATTCCGATCTCGTCCAGGAAGTGGTTCCCCTTCCGGGTGTTGCACGGGCGGCAGCAGCAGACCACATTCTCCCACGTGGTTTTCCCGCCCCGGGACCGGGGCACGATGTGATCGATGGTGAGCTGACCGCCGGTCTGGCCGCAGTACTGGCAGGTGAAAACATCGCGCCGGTAAATGTTCTTCTTGCTGAAGGGCACCCTTCCGTACCGGCGGACCTTCACGTACCGAAGAAGCCGAATCACAACCGGCACGCGAACTTCCATGTGCTCGCTCCGCACCTGCACGCCGTCGACCGCGAGGGTCTCCGCCTTTCCGAGGACCATCATGCGGATGGCCCGCCGCGCATTGCAGACGTTGATCGGCTCGAACGTCCGATTCAGCACCAAAACCCGAATCTGCTCCATCCAGGCACCCCTTTCCCGGTGAAAGGCAATCCGGGACATATTTTTTGGGAATCGCTCCCCCGTTGTCAATGATCCGGTTCATTGCCCTCTGCGGCCCGTGGGTACTATAATCGACCGTTTCCACCCCTTCGGTGGACTGCAATGCCGCCAGACGATTGGCCGAGTTCAAACCCAAGGATACCCGGTTCCGTGGCTGCCCCCTCCAAACCGTTGAAACGGCGAAAACTGCTTGTCTTCCTCATCGCGCTGGCCATTTTGGGCGGTAGCGCCATGGGCGCGGGCTATACCTACATCTTCGACTTCCCCGAACTCGAGTACCTGACCAACTACCAGCCGAGCACGGTCACCCGCGTGTTCAGCCGAAACGGAAAGGTGATCGCCGAGTTCTACCGGGAAAGAAGGATTCCCATCTCTTTGGCGAAAATCCCCGTACGGCTCCGGCAGGCCTTCCTCGCGATCGAGGACAACCGATTCTACGAACACCCCGGCGTGAGCTACCCCGACATCCTTCGCGCATTCGTGCGAAACCTGCGCGCCGGGAAAAAAGTACAGGGCGGGAGCACCATCACCCAGCAACTCGCAAAGGTCATCTTTCTCACGCCCGAGCGCACCTACCGGAGAAAGATCCGAGAAGCGATTCTGGCACTTGAAATCGAACGCCGCTTTACGAAGGACGAGATTCTTGAGTTCTATTTCAACCAAATCTATCTGGGGAGCGGCGCATACGGCGTCGAGGCCGCTGCACGGATTTACTTCGGGAAGAGCACCGCACAGCTGACCCTGGCCGAAATGGCCCTCATCGGCGGGATGCCCAAGGCACCCGCCCGGTCCAATCCGCGCCTGCACCCCGAAGCCGCCCGCCAGAGAAGGAATCTGGTGCTCCGGCGCATGCGGGAGGCCGGCTACATCACCCCGTCCCAGGAAGCGGCTGCGGTCGAGGAATCCATCCGCCTCGTTCCGCCGCTGAACAGCATCGTCCCCGAGG
This region includes:
- a CDS encoding HNH endonuclease, producing the protein MEQIRVLVLNRTFEPINVCNARRAIRMMVLGKAETLAVDGVQVRSEHMEVRVPVVIRLLRYVKVRRYGRVPFSKKNIYRRDVFTCQYCGQTGGQLTIDHIVPRSRGGKTTWENVVCCCRPCNTRKGNHFLDEIGMGLVRLPGKPQFSCPEWMSPHLLGDIHTGWEKYIHPIRT